Proteins from one Nicotiana tabacum cultivar K326 chromosome 23, ASM71507v2, whole genome shotgun sequence genomic window:
- the LOC107765116 gene encoding 14-3-3-like protein A (The RefSeq protein has 1 substitution compared to this genomic sequence), translating into MASPREENVYLAKLAEQAERYEEMVEFMEKVVGAGDDELTVEERNLLSVAYKNVIGARRASWRIISSIEQKEESRGNEDHVASIKTYRSKIESELTSICNGILKLLDSKLIGTAATGDSKVFYLKMKGDYYRYLAEFKTGAERKEAAENTLSAYKSAQDIANVELAPTHPIRLGLALNFSVFYYEILNSPDRACNLAKQAFDEAIAELDTLGEESYKDSTLIMQLLRDNLTLWTSDMQDDGTDEIKEPSKAEEQQ; encoded by the exons ATGGCATCGCCGCGCGAGGAGAACGTGTACCTGGCGAAGCTTGCTGAGCAAGCCGAACGCTACGAGGAGATGGTAGAGTTCATGGAGAAAGTCGTCGGCGCCGGCGACGACGAACTCACCATCGAGGAACGCAACCTCCTCTCCGTCGCGTACAAAAACGTGATCGGAGCGAGGAGAGCGTCGTGGCGCATAATCTCATCGATTGAGCAGAAAGAGGAGAGTCGCGGTAACGAAGATCACGTGGCCTCCATTAAAACCTACAGATCTAAGATCGAATCTGAATTGACTTCGATCTGTAACGGTATCCTTAAGTTGCTCGATTCAAAACTCATTGGCACCGCTGCTACTGGTGACTCTAAGGTTTTCTATTTGAAAATGAAGGGAGATTATTACAGGTACTTGGCTGAGTTCAAAAccggagctgagagaaaagaagCCGCCGAGAATACTCTTTCGGCTTACAAGTCGGCTCAG GATATTGCTAATGTTGAATTAGCCCCTACACATCCAATCCGATTGGGGCTAGCTCTCAATTTCTCAGTGTTTTACTATGAGATATTGAACTCTCCTGACCGTGCTTGTAATCTCGCCAAACAG GCATTTGATGAGGCTATTGCGGAGCTTGACACCCTGGGAGAGGAGTCCTACAAGGATAGCACTTTGATTATGCAACTTCTTCGTGATAACCTCACTTTGTGGACCTCAGATATGCAG GATGATGGAACTGATGAGATCAAAGAACCATCAAAAGCGGAGGAGCAGCAGTAA